In Euphorbia lathyris chromosome 2, ddEupLath1.1, whole genome shotgun sequence, the sequence ttttttaaatttatcattacataatgttagaggtaacaatttctgacacgaaaacatGATTTACAGAGACAACCTCACTGTCATGATACGATTGACACGAAAATCATATTTCTATCATTTATAACATATACAACCATAAAGATCATATATATGAAATATCCtgattttgacacgaaacacgaaATCGGAACCTCTATATAGAGTAGTTTTGCTAACTATGATGgaattcttctttctttttttcaggTAGCCAATTGAAGTATGTGAAGGAAAGGACAGATGTTGTAGACAAAGAGAAGTTAACATATTCATACACAATGTTTGAAGGAGATGTGTTAATGGGAATACttgaaaaaattacaaatgagATTAAGTTTGAACCATCCCCAAATGGAGGATCCATCATCAAGTCTCTCAGTAAATACTATACAATTGGTGATTATGAGATTAAACAAGAGGAAATTAAGGCTGGAAAAGACAAATCAATGGGATTATTCAAGGCTGTTGAAGCTTATCTCTTGGCTAATCCAGATGCTTATAATTAacttatttcttaattaatcatCCTTGTTTTGCTTGTTTgtgataataattaaattatatggGTCAATGGGTGGGTGGAT encodes:
- the LOC136216972 gene encoding major allergen Pru ar 1-like, with amino-acid sequence MGIVSYEMEVATTIPPCKMFKAFVLDGSNLITKVLPQAIESVDILEGDGGAGTIKQINFGQGSQLKYVKERTDVVDKEKLTYSYTMFEGDVLMGILEKITNEIKFEPSPNGGSIIKSLSKYYTIGDYEIKQEEIKAGKDKSMGLFKAVEAYLLANPDAYN